The Gloeobacter morelensis MG652769 genome contains the following window.
GTCGATGGCGATGGGCAGTTGTTCGAGCTTGAAGCCGCGGGCGGCGGCCCGGACAAATTCCGAATCTTTGAGTGGCCGGGAAGACTGGCTGAAGCTCAACTCTCCGCGCAACAGCATCGCAATCCCTGCGCCCGATCCAGGATCGCCGTCGATCGGGTCGATATAGCGCAGCCCAAAGCCCGGGTGAGCAGCGGCGAGCGCACTGAGGATGACCCGGCTGCGCAAAGGCGCAAGCGTCGTCGAGCCGCCGTAGTTAAAGAGACCTGACGGCACATCCGGTACCTCGGCCATGGTGCGGTAGAGTCTGATGCGCTCGAAGCGGCTCGGGTAGCGATCGATCTGGGCCGCCAGGGGCGTGCTGGCGTTTACCCCTTCATCGAGGCCCGCGCGCAGGGCAAAGAGAATACCTCCGCCCGCAAGCAATCCCGCCACCGCTATCCACCAGACCCGCAGTGGTACACCGGCTTTCTCCCGCAACGGTTTGCCGCACACCAGACAGGCGGCAGCGGTACCGGGATTGTTGTTGTAGCCGCATTTGGAGCAACGAACGGCCGCTTTCTGGGTGTTCATGGTGGTGCTTTGATGAAGGTATCCCACGCGCGGCCGAACCTTGCCCCCTGGCTGCTGCCGGCAGTAGGCGACAAACCTCGAACGCCCTACAGTCTCGGGATAAAACAGCTACAAATTTACACAATTTGGGGTAAGCTGCGGCGCTACCGAACAATCGTTGCGGCAGCAACGGCCAGCCACGCCTGCGCCTTCTGGGCGGCAAGCAAGATACCGGCGACGCCAAGCAAAACGATCACAATGTCGATAAATAGAGACTTCTTCATGCCGGATACCACCAATGGTCGCAAGCTGCAGACGGACGCCGACCCGCTCGACAGACGGCGTTCGTCGCCGGTCGCCCGCTGCTCCCACTATTGACCTAGTTACCGACGGCGGCGGTTATGCAATCGGTCGCAACAGCTATGGTTTTCGGCTGTTGCCTGCGCTGCTCAGGCTGAAGGGATCAGAAACTGGCGGTTTTGAGGAGCACCTCGCGGATACTCAGCCCCAGGTAGGCGCGACCGCCGTAGACCGTGCCGCGCTTGCCGCGGAAAAAGTGGTTGCTCGCGATATGGTAGCCTTCTGCCGGCAAGGGCACGTAGCCCACCGAGGCGGCCAGTTTCTCGCCGTTTTCGAGATAGTAATTGACAAATTCCCGCACTTCGGGCTTGTTTTGGGTCGAGACGATGTTGACGTAGATAAACAGCGGCCGCGAGAGCGGGGCGTAGGTGCCCTTTTCGACATTCTTGTCGGTGGGGACCACGGGGCCTTTGCCATTATCGACGGCGAGTGCCTTCAGTTTATTGTTGTTCGCTTCGTAGTAGGCGTAGCCAAAATAACCCAGCGCGTTGGCATCTTCGCTGACCCCTTTGACCAGTACGTCGTCGTCCTCGGATGCCTCGTAATCGCTGCGGGTGTCGGTGTTGGCGGAGCCCAAAATGGCCTCGGCAAAGTAATCGTAGGTGCCCGAGTCGCGGCCGGGTCCGTAGAGCTTCAGCGGCCGGTCAGGAAAGCCGGGGCGCACCTGATTCCAGCGGGTGATTTTGCCCTGGGCGGAGCGCTCCCAGATTTTTTTGAGTTCGGCGACGGTGAGGTCGCTTGCCCAGGTGTTCTTGGGGTGGACGACGACGGTGAGCGCGTCGAAGGCCACCGGCAGTTCCATAAAGGCGATGTTGTTGTTGCGGCAGGCGTCGATTTCTTTTTGCAAGATGGGCCGCGAGGCGTCGGAAATATCGATCTCACCGCTGCAGAACTTCTTGAAGCCGCCGCCGGTGCCGGAGAAGGCGACGGCAATCGTCCCCTGGTACTGCTTATTTTGCTCTTCAAAGGCTTTGACGGCCGCCCGGCTGATCGGGTAGACCGTGCTTGATCCATCAATATTTACTTTTACTTGTTCACCAGAGGTGTTCTGAGCCAGTGCCGCACCCACCACGAGCGCTGTGAGCGCAGTTGCGACCATCAGGTTTTTTACCGGATTCATGGGTCTGCCCCTTGCTGTAGCCGAACTAAAAATGCAGGTTCAAGTTTACTTGATATGTCCCCAAAGATGTGCATGCTGTCCTCCAACTCTCTCCCGGACTCAATACTGAGGTGTGCGGGCAAGCAGGTCTTCGAGCTTCGAGCCCACCTCCGCTTTCCCACCAAAGACAGTGCCGATGCGATTCTGTTGAAAGTGGCCCAGGGAAACGGTGTAGGCTGCTGCCGGAAGCGGTACGTACTTCACCTGCCTGGCAAGCGTCGGTGCGTTCTTGAGGTAGTACTCGACGAACTGCCGCAGCTCGGGCTTCTCGGCCGCCGCCGCGGCATTGATATAGATAAAGATGGGGCGCGAGAGGGGGTTGTAGGTGCCGTCCTCGACCGTCTTGTCCGAGGGGAGCACAGGTCCTTTGCCCCCGTCGATACCCACCGCCTTGAGCTTGTTTTTATTTTCAGCGTAGTAGGCGTAGCCGAAGTAACCGAGGCCGTTTTTGTCGTTAGCGATGCCCTGCACCAGGACGTTGTCGTCCTCGGAGGCCGTGTAATCACCGCGGCTGGCTTTGGCTTTGCCGACCACCGCCTCGGTGAAGTAGTCGAAGGTGCCGGAGTCGGCGCCGGGGCCGTAGAGCTTCAAAGGTACGTTCGGAAACGATGAGCGCACCTGATTCCAGTTGGTGATCTTGATCTGTGCCGCCGGTTCCCAGATTTTTTTGAGTTCCGCTACCGTCAGATCACCGGCCCAGGTATTGGAGGGATGCACCATGACGGTGAGCGCGTCGTAGGCCACCGGCAGCTCGATATACTGGATGCCCGCTTTTTTGCAGGCGTCCATTTCTTTTTGGAGAATCGGTCGCGAGGCGTTGGAGATATCGGTCTCGCCGCGGCAGAATTTCTTGAAGCCGCCGCCGGTGCCTGAGACCTCGACGCTCACCCTTACCGCCCCCTGGGTGCTTTTTTGAAATGCTCCGGCAGCAGCCTCGGTAACCGGAAAGACCGTGCTGGAACCGTCGATTTTGATCACTGCCTGTGCAGCGGCAGAGGCGGCGGCAATGGTACCCAGCAAAGCCGTCGCGATCAGGCCGAACCCTGCTTTGTTGCAAACCGACACCATGGTGCCCTCTGATTTTGATCGAACCGGAAGTGGACAGCCAGCATCCTACCAACCATTCTTTGCGGCAAGGTTAAAACCAGATTAATTGAGGCAGATCGGTGCAAAAGGCTAGAAACTGGCAGTTTTGAGGAGCACCTCGCGGATGGTCAGCCCCAGGTAGGCGCGACCGCCGTAGACCGTGCCGCGCTTGCCGCGGAAAAAGTGGTTGTTGGCGATATGGTAGCCTTCTGCCGGCAAAGGCACGTAGCCCACCGAGGCGGCCAGTTTCTCGCCGTTTTCGAGGTAAAAGTCCACGAACTCGCGCACTTCCGCTTTTTTTTGCGCTGAGACGATATTGACGTAGATGAACAGCGGCCGCGAGAGCGGGGCGTAGGTGCCCTTTTCGACATTCTTGTCGGTGGGGACCACGGGGCCTTTGCCATTGTCGACGGCGAGTGCCTTCAGTTTGTCTTTGTTCGCTTCGTAGTAGGCGTAGCCAAAATAACCCAGGGCATTGGGATCCGCGGCCACTCCTTCGACTAGCACGTCATCGTCCTCAGAAGCGATGTAATCGCTGCGGGTGTCGGTGTCGGCGGAGCCCAGGATGGCTTCTGCGAAGTAGTCGTAGGTGCCCGAGTCGCGGCCGGGTCCATAGAGCTTCAGCGGCCGGTCAGGAAAGCCCGGGCGCACCTGATTCCAGCGGGTCACTTTGCCTTGGGCGGAGCGCTCCCAGATTTTTTTGAGTTCGGCGACGGTGAGGTCGCTTGCCCAGGTATTTTTGGGGTGGACGACGACGGTGAGCGCGTCGAAGGCCACCGGCAGTTCCATAAAGGCGACGTTCGCCCGC
Protein-coding sequences here:
- a CDS encoding PstS family phosphate ABC transporter substrate-binding protein; this encodes MNTQKAAVRCSKCGYNNNPGTAAACLVCGKPLREKAGVPLRVWWIAVAGLLAGGGILFALRAGLDEGVNASTPLAAQIDRYPSRFERIRLYRTMAEVPDVPSGLFNYGGSTTLAPLRSRVILSALAAAHPGFGLRYIDPIDGDPGSGAGIAMLLRGELSFSQSSRPLKDSEFVRAAARGFKLEQLPIAIDGIAVFVHPEVAVEGLNIGQLRDIFTGKITNWRQVGGADLPIVPFSRNLRDGGTVDFFNENVLRSRGFGPRVRAIRDTTEALRNVASTPGGIGYASAPEVISQRTVRTLPLAKGDGRQYVKPFSDLGTVDAGAFRSGTYPITRRLFILVRRDDGLDEQAGAAYTNLLLSGQGQRLVEQAGFVAIR
- a CDS encoding PstS family phosphate ABC transporter substrate-binding protein, giving the protein MNPVKNLMVATALTALVVGAALAQNTSGEQVKVNIDGSSTVYPISRAAVKAFEEQNKQYQGTIAVAFSGTGGGFKKFCSGEIDISDASRPILQKEIDACRNNNIAFMELPVAFDALTVVVHPKNTWASDLTVAELKKIWERSAQGKITRWNQVRPGFPDRPLKLYGPGRDSGTYDYFAEAILGSANTDTRSDYEASEDDDVLVKGVSEDANALGYFGYAYYEANNNKLKALAVDNGKGPVVPTDKNVEKGTYAPLSRPLFIYVNIVSTQNKPEVREFVNYYLENGEKLAASVGYVPLPAEGYHIASNHFFRGKRGTVYGGRAYLGLSIREVLLKTASF
- a CDS encoding PstS family phosphate ABC transporter substrate-binding protein: MVSVCNKAGFGLIATALLGTIAAASAAAQAVIKIDGSSTVFPVTEAAAGAFQKSTQGAVRVSVEVSGTGGGFKKFCRGETDISNASRPILQKEMDACKKAGIQYIELPVAYDALTVMVHPSNTWAGDLTVAELKKIWEPAAQIKITNWNQVRSSFPNVPLKLYGPGADSGTFDYFTEAVVGKAKASRGDYTASEDDNVLVQGIANDKNGLGYFGYAYYAENKNKLKAVGIDGGKGPVLPSDKTVEDGTYNPLSRPIFIYINAAAAAEKPELRQFVEYYLKNAPTLARQVKYVPLPAAAYTVSLGHFQQNRIGTVFGGKAEVGSKLEDLLARTPQY
- a CDS encoding PstS family phosphate ABC transporter substrate-binding protein, coding for MLNKQLAVAASLVALAAGATLAQGLPAQAPSVKIDGSSTVYPITRAAAKAFEAKHKQFQGKIAVNFSGTGGGFRKFCSGETDISDASRPILQREMDECRRANVAFMELPVAFDALTVVVHPKNTWASDLTVAELKKIWERSAQGKVTRWNQVRPGFPDRPLKLYGPGRDSGTYDYFAEAILGSADTDTRSDYIASEDDDVLVEGVAADPNALGYFGYAYYEANKDKLKALAVDNGKGPVVPTDKNVEKGTYAPLSRPLFIYVNIVSAQKKAEVREFVDFYLENGEKLAASVGYVPLPAEGYHIANNHFFRGKRGTVYGGRAYLGLTIREVLLKTASF